One Candidatus Sulfurimonas baltica DNA segment encodes these proteins:
- the glgP gene encoding alpha-glucan family phosphorylase produces the protein MNLFSYDINEKYTTAVAYFSMEFAIDQALKIYSGGLGFLAGSHMRSVFDLKQNTIGIGMLWSFGYYDQSRNENRTLRPQYTRKHYYFLEELDVKVTVKIHGENVVVKAFLVRPDIFGTAPIILLSTDTPENDYLAQTITHKLYDGNERTRVAQEIVLGIGGTKVLEALNQSIDIYHMNEGHSLPLAYELYSRYKDMDEVRKHVVFTTHTPEKAGNEEHNIHFLHEMGFFANHSLETVREITGYKNDDNFSITVGALRAAKIANGVSKIHGIVANEMWANVENKCEIISITNAQNKKYWTDKTLIRALDEHEDYEVIARKKHLKKVLFEVVANQTGKLFNPEVLTIVWARRFAEYKRPGLLKYDIDRFVKLIKNTERPIQVIWAGKPYPTDHGAMEIFNELVHMSHHYHNMAVLVGYELHLSRLMKEGSDVWLNTPRITREASGTSGMTASMNGSVHLSIDDGWHPEFALDGKNSFTIPALDHRLPIEEQDRIDNKNLMDILENKIIPTYYDEPAKWVEIMKSAMTDVEFQFNSGRMVAEYYLNMYDYKS, from the coding sequence ATGAATCTATTCTCATATGATATTAACGAAAAATACACCACAGCAGTTGCATACTTTTCTATGGAATTCGCAATTGACCAAGCTTTAAAAATATATTCAGGTGGCCTAGGCTTTCTAGCAGGCTCACACATGCGCAGTGTTTTTGACCTTAAACAAAATACTATCGGTATCGGTATGCTTTGGAGTTTTGGCTATTATGATCAGTCACGAAATGAAAACCGCACACTTAGACCGCAATATACACGAAAGCATTACTATTTTTTAGAAGAGCTTGACGTTAAGGTAACAGTAAAAATTCATGGTGAAAATGTTGTTGTTAAAGCGTTCTTAGTGCGCCCAGATATTTTTGGTACAGCCCCTATTATTCTGCTATCAACTGATACTCCTGAAAATGACTATCTTGCACAAACCATTACACATAAACTTTATGATGGAAATGAGCGCACCCGCGTGGCACAAGAGATTGTTCTTGGAATTGGAGGAACTAAAGTTCTTGAGGCTTTAAATCAATCAATAGATATTTATCATATGAATGAAGGGCACTCTTTACCTCTGGCTTATGAGTTATACTCACGATATAAAGATATGGATGAAGTACGTAAACATGTTGTTTTTACAACACATACTCCAGAAAAAGCTGGGAATGAAGAGCATAATATTCACTTCTTACATGAGATGGGCTTCTTCGCAAATCATTCACTTGAAACGGTTAGAGAAATAACAGGCTATAAAAATGATGATAATTTTAGTATTACAGTAGGAGCATTAAGAGCTGCAAAAATTGCAAACGGTGTCTCTAAAATACACGGTATAGTTGCTAATGAAATGTGGGCTAATGTTGAAAATAAATGTGAAATCATTTCAATTACAAATGCTCAAAATAAAAAATACTGGACTGATAAAACACTTATTCGTGCACTTGATGAGCATGAAGACTATGAGGTTATAGCACGAAAAAAACATCTAAAAAAAGTTCTTTTTGAAGTAGTTGCTAACCAAACAGGAAAATTATTCAATCCAGAAGTTTTAACAATTGTATGGGCACGCCGTTTTGCAGAGTATAAACGACCAGGACTGTTAAAATATGATATTGACAGATTTGTAAAATTGATTAAAAATACAGAGAGACCAATACAAGTTATATGGGCAGGAAAGCCATACCCAACAGACCATGGTGCTATGGAAATATTTAATGAGCTTGTGCATATGAGCCATCACTACCACAATATGGCAGTTCTTGTAGGGTATGAACTGCATTTGTCACGTCTTATGAAAGAGGGAAGTGATGTGTGGTTAAATACACCTCGTATTACACGTGAAGCTAGTGGTACAAGCGGAATGACAGCTAGTATGAATGGCTCAGTTCATTTATCTATTGATGATGGCTGGCATCCAGAATTTGCTTTAGATGGTAAAAATTCATTTACAATACCTGCGCTAGACCACAGACTTCCTATTGAAGAGCAGGACCGCATAGACAATAAAAATTTGATGGATATTTTAGAAAATAAAATTATCCCTACTTATTATGATGAGCCGGCTAAATGGGTAGAAATTATGAAAAGTGCTATGACAGACGTTGAGTTCCAGTTTAACTCAGGTCGTATGGTTGCAGAATACTATCTAAACATGTATGACTATAAAAGTTGA
- a CDS encoding glucose-6-phosphate isomerase, whose translation MLTFQKYFPLEDTPENKSIMQSAMAVVKEEMQSNQIGYYKLPSNSLSLIERLKEIDSDLFTQIIIIGIGGSSLGIKAIDSILRPYTPNAKEILYFENSDPVTISETLIKIKKEKAAFFIISKSGSTIETTSILKTVIATCKLDLDGADRKRVFAITDKDSALSKFAQHHNLGEFNIPDNVGGRFSVLSAVGVVPLQMAGYDVKNILKGAQEFITRFFEEGETHLLEKACYMYINSKKQGINVLFSYADHLEGLTKWYVQLWGESLGKIDFNGNRVGLTPIGLIGSVDQHSFLELIIEGPHDKSVTFISIKDAGNDLKIPDISLYGIEKTNFINNQSFNTLINAQCDATMQSVIESDVAVDAISFDKVTPENIGAIIIYYELLTSLMGAMLMINTYDQPGVELGKQILYKNLEKH comes from the coding sequence ATGCTAACATTTCAAAAATATTTCCCTCTTGAAGATACTCCAGAGAATAAGAGTATTATGCAAAGTGCTATGGCAGTTGTAAAAGAAGAAATGCAGAGCAATCAAATTGGTTATTATAAATTGCCGTCAAATTCACTATCGCTAATTGAAAGATTAAAAGAGATAGATAGTGATTTGTTTACGCAGATTATAATCATCGGTATTGGTGGCTCTTCACTTGGAATCAAGGCGATTGATTCAATCTTGCGCCCCTACACGCCAAATGCTAAAGAGATTTTATATTTTGAAAATTCTGACCCTGTGACAATATCTGAAACATTAATTAAAATAAAAAAAGAAAAAGCCGCATTTTTTATAATCTCAAAATCCGGCTCTACCATTGAAACAACATCAATCTTAAAAACAGTTATCGCTACATGTAAGCTAGATCTTGATGGAGCTGATCGCAAACGTGTTTTTGCAATTACCGATAAGGACTCTGCTCTTTCAAAATTTGCCCAACACCACAATCTTGGGGAGTTTAATATACCCGATAATGTAGGAGGACGATTCTCTGTTTTAAGTGCTGTCGGCGTCGTGCCACTTCAGATGGCAGGTTACGATGTGAAAAATATTTTAAAAGGTGCACAAGAGTTTATAACAAGATTTTTTGAAGAAGGTGAAACTCATTTGCTTGAAAAAGCGTGTTACATGTACATTAACTCCAAGAAACAGGGAATTAATGTTCTTTTCTCTTATGCAGATCATCTTGAAGGTCTAACAAAATGGTATGTTCAACTTTGGGGTGAATCACTTGGAAAAATAGATTTTAATGGCAATAGAGTTGGACTGACACCCATCGGGTTAATTGGCTCAGTTGATCAGCACTCTTTTTTAGAACTAATTATTGAAGGGCCTCATGATAAAAGTGTCACCTTTATAAGTATAAAAGATGCCGGAAACGATCTTAAAATTCCAGACATTTCACTTTATGGGATTGAGAAGACAAACTTTATAAATAATCAAAGTTTTAACACTCTTATTAATGCTCAGTGTGATGCTACTATGCAGAGTGTTATTGAGTCTGATGTTGCAGTTGATGCTATTTCTTTTGACAAAGTAACACCTGAAAATATTGGTGCCATTATTATCTATTATGAGCTGTTGACCTCTCTAATGGGTGCAATGCTTATGATAAACACTTACGACCAGCCGGGCGTTGAACTTGGCAAACAAATTCTCTATAAAAATCTAGAAAAACATTAA
- the gap gene encoding type I glyceraldehyde-3-phosphate dehydrogenase has product MALKVAINGTGRIGIIVAKIVLSRDDIELVAINTTAKPDMLEYLFKFDSVHGGVNAKIIDDKTIEIAGKRVALFSTRNIDELDFGSVGAELVIECTGAFLTMEKAQGYLKNGVKKVVMSAPAKDDTPTFVLNINTDEYKGEAIISNASCTTNCLAPICKVLDDTFGIQNGLMTTIHSYTNDQNILDVKHSSDKRRARAAAINMIPTTTGAAKAIAKVMPHLKGKLNGYAMRVPTADVSVVDLTVNLKKDVTVEEVNAAFEKAAAGEFLGLIEIDHDERVSSDFIGSTYSSTYIPDMTSVVDGKTLKVLAWYDNEWGYSSRLVDMCVFVGK; this is encoded by the coding sequence ATGGCACTAAAAGTAGCAATTAACGGAACTGGAAGAATAGGGATAATAGTAGCGAAAATAGTATTATCTCGTGATGATATTGAGCTTGTAGCGATTAATACAACTGCAAAGCCAGATATGCTTGAATATCTTTTTAAGTTTGACAGTGTTCATGGAGGCGTAAATGCCAAAATAATCGATGATAAAACAATAGAAATAGCTGGTAAGAGAGTAGCACTTTTTTCAACAAGAAATATTGACGAACTTGATTTTGGTTCTGTTGGTGCTGAATTGGTTATTGAGTGTACAGGTGCATTTTTGACAATGGAAAAAGCACAAGGTTACTTGAAAAACGGCGTTAAAAAAGTAGTAATGTCTGCACCTGCTAAAGATGATACACCTACATTTGTACTAAATATCAACACTGATGAGTATAAAGGTGAAGCTATTATTTCAAATGCTAGCTGTACTACAAACTGTTTAGCTCCAATATGTAAAGTTCTTGATGATACTTTTGGGATACAAAACGGTCTTATGACTACTATTCACTCTTACACAAATGACCAAAACATACTTGATGTTAAACATAGTTCAGACAAGCGTCGTGCTCGTGCCGCTGCTATCAACATGATTCCAACAACAACGGGAGCTGCTAAAGCAATAGCTAAAGTTATGCCTCACCTAAAAGGGAAACTAAACGGTTATGCTATGAGAGTTCCAACTGCGGATGTATCAGTAGTTGATTTAACTGTAAATCTTAAAAAAGATGTAACGGTAGAAGAGGTAAATGCAGCTTTTGAAAAAGCGGCAGCAGGAGAGTTTTTAGGTTTAATCGAGATTGACCATGATGAGCGTGTTTCTAGTGACTTCATCGGTTCAACTTACAGCTCTACTTATATACCGGATATGACAAGCGTAGTTGATGGCAAAACACTCAAAGTGCTTGCTTGGTATGATAATGAGTGGGGATATAGCAGCCGTCTTGTTGACATGTGTGTATTTGTCGGAAAGTAA
- a CDS encoding translocation/assembly module TamB domain-containing protein yields MIVKTYVFSYYLTIFITAVVLVVATIFVHPESVKYLANKFLKENAIAYSKVEGSLLTGVTLHDISYLDIFAAKRVEVGYNFFMLFNPTPVIRKIKADGVSLNLDKLPKSQEESSEFFAFAIAKLELTDASVIIEDERFVFNLNASRIDYDKTLDVRKLFVELFTPYADATIDATIDSNRLYAKTLVTPKVSVAKKYLGFLQGVAKTIAIDVDASLQKIFMRTHFNRLSLSADQNISVGNADVNLTYFTKEEYFSFDSSYTLSYQEFEAEAKQNGLFNNYGAYFSELSADLTKYPPQLPFKSFEAEFAGDAESLAGSIKTKQLKLDIKSKDYKEFLLHVDSKALALSSISQLPDMLKKNIIAFNADAVVVTSPFSLIGTFSTKGLYCSAEGNIALDNISQLFSAQVYPKLESEIFKTYPIEMFSPLEFIYYNEDEKAVLNIYANMFDLTLFKNGTSLNGLGHFGSQSFDVNGKISEKNDANISLSANIPSLNALLSEFGVVKSQEGVFFDAEANIKASVNFSKNMEIKSRLHIPWFITKVDTKTAYTVENLYLESTMTDKDITIEKYSLDFRNHNFNSQKKSKISFDDNATLELKEFWIYDNLLVTGLFNPLLMKGDLQIKSDAFKYEGKEANVTIRADVDISLDGNGTQKIEGNVTLLDGVITYEPPVEYTISDDIIIIQDIKPQTENKRFINLHISSLKPISYKTKNIDLHLVPDVVIWQEPSRPLAFLGMATIEEGGVTASGKLFIFDRSEVYFNGSNPINPYLNLNMHYQTLNYIDIEIFITNTLASPIVIFKSTPHLSQNDIMSYILFGEPATAVFESSSGGKTSVSSLLLATGVKQIFNDTAGVNIDTLNVLTNEEGTLGYEIGARISDKIRVIYKNDTISSVILQYSFSKSIRLDINIHETGQGINILYVKDF; encoded by the coding sequence TTGATTGTAAAAACTTATGTGTTTAGTTACTATTTAACAATCTTTATAACTGCCGTTGTTTTGGTGGTCGCAACCATATTTGTACACCCTGAGTCTGTAAAGTATCTTGCAAATAAATTTTTAAAAGAAAATGCAATTGCGTATAGTAAAGTCGAAGGTTCTCTTCTTACGGGGGTGACTCTGCATGATATCAGCTATTTGGATATCTTTGCTGCAAAAAGAGTTGAAGTGGGATACAACTTTTTCATGCTTTTTAATCCTACTCCCGTTATTAGAAAAATCAAAGCAGATGGAGTATCGTTAAATCTTGACAAGCTGCCAAAGAGCCAAGAGGAGAGTAGTGAGTTTTTTGCTTTTGCCATAGCGAAACTTGAGTTGACAGATGCGAGTGTTATTATTGAAGACGAGCGGTTTGTTTTTAATTTAAATGCGTCAAGGATTGATTACGATAAAACTCTGGATGTGCGAAAACTTTTCGTAGAGTTATTTACCCCATACGCAGATGCGACCATTGATGCGACCATAGATTCAAACAGGCTTTATGCAAAAACTTTAGTGACACCCAAGGTATCAGTTGCCAAAAAGTATTTAGGATTTTTGCAGGGAGTTGCTAAAACAATTGCTATAGATGTTGATGCGTCTTTGCAAAAAATATTTATGCGTACACATTTCAATCGCTTAAGCCTCAGCGCAGACCAGAACATAAGTGTGGGCAATGCGGATGTAAATCTGACATATTTTACAAAAGAGGAGTACTTCTCGTTTGATAGCTCTTACACTCTCTCTTATCAAGAGTTTGAAGCAGAGGCAAAACAAAACGGCCTTTTTAACAATTATGGTGCATATTTTTCTGAGTTAAGTGCAGACTTGACAAAATACCCACCGCAGCTCCCTTTTAAGAGCTTTGAAGCGGAGTTTGCCGGAGATGCAGAGAGTCTTGCAGGAAGTATAAAGACTAAGCAGTTAAAGCTTGATATAAAGTCAAAAGATTATAAAGAGTTCTTGCTACATGTAGATAGTAAAGCTCTAGCGCTATCGTCTATCTCGCAGCTTCCTGATATGCTTAAAAAAAATATAATTGCCTTTAATGCAGATGCTGTTGTAGTGACATCTCCATTTTCACTGATTGGAACATTCAGCACAAAAGGTCTCTATTGCAGTGCAGAGGGGAACATAGCACTAGATAATATCAGTCAGCTTTTTTCTGCGCAAGTCTATCCAAAACTAGAGTCAGAGATTTTCAAAACATACCCTATTGAAATGTTCTCACCTTTGGAGTTTATATATTACAACGAAGATGAAAAAGCTGTTTTGAACATTTATGCAAACATGTTTGACCTGACTCTTTTTAAAAATGGCACGTCTCTTAATGGGTTGGGGCATTTCGGTTCACAGAGTTTTGACGTCAATGGAAAAATCTCTGAGAAAAATGATGCAAATATATCACTCAGCGCAAACATTCCATCACTCAACGCCTTATTGTCAGAGTTTGGTGTAGTCAAATCACAAGAGGGTGTTTTCTTTGATGCAGAGGCAAATATAAAAGCTTCTGTAAATTTTTCAAAAAACATGGAGATAAAAAGCCGTCTTCACATCCCTTGGTTTATTACAAAAGTTGACACTAAAACAGCCTACACGGTGGAAAATCTTTATTTAGAGTCAACCATGACAGACAAAGATATAACTATAGAAAAATATAGCTTGGACTTTAGGAATCATAATTTTAACTCTCAAAAAAAATCAAAAATAAGTTTTGACGACAATGCAACTTTAGAACTAAAAGAGTTTTGGATATATGATAATCTTCTTGTGACAGGTCTATTTAACCCTCTTCTGATGAAAGGAGACTTGCAGATAAAAAGTGATGCATTCAAATATGAAGGTAAAGAAGCAAACGTTACAATTAGAGCCGATGTAGATATCTCACTAGATGGCAATGGGACACAAAAAATAGAGGGAAATGTAACACTGCTTGATGGTGTCATAACATATGAGCCACCAGTTGAGTACACAATCTCAGACGACATTATAATCATACAAGATATCAAGCCTCAAACGGAGAATAAGCGTTTTATAAACCTACATATAAGCTCTTTAAAGCCTATTTCCTATAAAACTAAAAATATTGATTTGCACTTAGTTCCGGATGTGGTTATTTGGCAGGAACCGTCACGTCCTTTGGCTTTTTTGGGAATGGCTACAATTGAAGAAGGTGGAGTGACAGCAAGTGGCAAGCTCTTTATATTTGACAGAAGTGAGGTTTATTTTAATGGATCAAATCCGATAAACCCATACCTAAACCTGAACATGCACTATCAGACATTAAACTATATAGATATAGAGATATTTATTACAAATACTCTTGCTTCTCCTATAGTAATATTTAAGTCAACACCACATTTAAGCCAAAACGACATAATGTCATATATACTCTTTGGAGAGCCAGCTACAGCTGTTTTTGAAAGCTCATCTGGAGGGAAGACCTCCGTCAGCTCCCTTCTTTTAGCAACAGGAGTTAAGCAAATATTTAATGACACGGCTGGTGTAAACATAGATACATTAAATGTTTTAACAAATGAAGAGGGGACTCTGGGGTATGAAATCGGGGCACGTATAAGTGATAAGATAAGAGTCATATATAAGAACGATACTATATCTAGCGTAATACTACAATACAGTTTTAGCAAATCTATTAGATTGGATATCAATATCCACGAAACCGGACAGGGAATAAATATACTGTATGTAAAAGACTTTTAA